From the Panulirus ornatus isolate Po-2019 chromosome 58, ASM3632096v1, whole genome shotgun sequence genome, one window contains:
- the LOC139766860 gene encoding tRNA (guanine(37)-N(1))-methyltransferase: protein MFGSIQQMYYTLTRSCKCRWCCGLRTSLEITPVRVWSYLMYRPNNLFRLHTHLYSAQTAGDNHHWRQWLKFTALHFQRQKMDTTTLLPPASVKGMTELNREAFQKKITVPHIIVKSNKVSKVLKCFKKYLLKFEKVKPVKSDKDDPDRRVFLLNPLLIKKFEDVKEDFLKICNEEDATYIHKEITLNYENWKAEDIFRAVLPENQEGAQSYSLIGHILHLNLRDHMLPYKNLIGQVFLDKIPGISLVVNKTNNIDSTYRNFQMEVLAGTGDTLVTVKENHCLYTLDFAKVYWNPRLSTEHERILKKLKCGDVLYDVMAGVGPFAIPAGRQKCSVLANDLNPHSYDALLKNCSINKVKDKVKCFNLDGHEFIRTVLKADLLEKWQDNYFCGDVHVTMNLPAIAVEFLSAFVGLYKNTVGLPESLTLPVIHVYMFTKEATEDIAISMIAKNLGYPVHQLEETLNEDYNMLEKTVIANDETEARATSKGLRQYVQEVVNIRQVAPNKAMMRVSVQLPLEILLKKSNLSDEPPCKKVKEL from the exons ATGTTTGG GAGTATCCAGCAGATGTACTATACCTTGACAAGATCATGCAAATGTAGGTGGTGTTGTGGCCTAAGAACATCATTAGAAATCACGCCTGTTAGAGTATGGTCTTACTTGATGTATAGACCAAATAATCTTTTTCGTTTGCATACTCACTTGTACAGTGCACAAACTGCAGGGGATAATCATCATTGGAGACAGTGGTTAAAATTTACTGCTTTGCATTTTCAAAGGCAAAAAATGGATACAACTACCCTTTTACCCCCTGCCAGTGTAAAAGGCATGACTGAACTTAATCGGGAAgcatttcaaaagaaaataactgTTCCCCATATAATAGTGAAAAGTAATAAAGTTAGTAAGGTACTTAAATGTTTCAAAAAGTATTTGCTGAAGTTTGAAAAAGTAAAACCTGTAAAGAGTGATAAAGATGATCCAGACAGGAGGGTATTTCTCCTTAATCCACTGTTAATAAAAAAATTTGAAGATGTAAAGGAGGACTTTTTGAAAATTTGTAATGAAGAGGATGCCACCTACATCCACAAGGAGATCACTCTGAATTATGAAAACTGGAAAGCTGAAGATATTTTTCGGGCCGTACTCCCAGAAAATCAAGAAGGGGCTCAGAGCTACTCACTAATTGGACATATCCTTCACTTAAACCTTCGTGATCATATGCTTCCTTATAAAAACTTAATTGGACAAGTATTTTTAGATAAAATCCCAGGCATTTCTCTAGTAGTAAATAAGACAAATAATATTGACTCCACATACAGAAATTTCCAGATGGAAGTTTTAGCTGGCACTGGAGATACTCTTGTGACTGTAAAAGAAAATCACTGTCTGTATACACTAGATTTTGCCAAAGTTTACTGGAATCCAAGGTTATCAACTGAGCATGAACGCATACTGAAGAAGCTTAAATGTGGAGATGTCTTATATGATGTCATGGCTGGTGTAGGACCGTTTGCCATTCCAGCAGGAAGACAAAAGTGCTCTGTTCTTGCTAATGATCTTAATCCTCATTCGTATGATGCTTTGCTGAAGAACTGCTCAATAAACAAAGTCAAGGATAAAGTTAAATGCTTTAATTTAGATGGACATGAATTCATCAGGACAGTCCTAAAAGCTGATCTTTTGGAAAAGTGGCAAGATAACTATTTCTGTGGTGATGTGCATGTCACAATGAATCTCCCTGCCATTGCTGTAGAATTCCTTTCAGCATTTGTAGGCCTTTATAAGAACACTGTAGGTCTACCTGAAAGCCTAACCTTACCAGTAATTCATGTTTACATGTTTACTAAAGAAGCAACAGAGGACATTGCTATAAGTATGATTGCAAAAAATCTAGGTTACCCAGTTCATCAGCTCGAGGAGACTTTGAATGAGGATTATAACATGTTAGAGAAAACTGTCATTGCTAATGATGAAACTGAAGCTAGAGCCACATCTAAAGGCCTCCGGCAATATGTTCAGGAAGTAGTAAATATACGACAAGTAGCCCCAAACAAAGCAATGATGCGTGTCAGTGTACAGCTTCCATTAGAAATCTTGTTGAAGAAATCAAATTTAAGTGATGAACCTCCATGCAAGAAAGTGAAGGAATTGTGA